One Cuculus canorus isolate bCucCan1 chromosome 2, bCucCan1.pri, whole genome shotgun sequence genomic region harbors:
- the OTULINL gene encoding inactive ubiquitin thioesterase OTULINL isoform X1: protein MQNQHDRKASRNRDKFTEQENRSRINHSKRSVGRHEVPSWTTATKKSLCLMWQKVKVQLMLSMSFLVAVFWYCRRLYKFLAQLLKRWSNYLRRKLIRNLSVLTEVDLLGYSAREWKGETKQAKLMREAYEDLFWNYHIKYLRQVRRDNYCVLRAVLFQLFSQGIPFPSWMKDRDILKLPEKLLYSQGCNWIQQYSFGPERYTGPNAFGKLRKCMETLKTNWTEISTTKDHEERGNMCNTLFSDETKEHKMYEAIKFIMLYEVVEAYEQIKNREEPIPNLFSRLLARDSSSDPLSFMMNHLNSIGDSVCLDQVELLLLGYLLEVKIRVYRLHRFNTEEFQVNYPDEYRREWNEISLLTEDDHYYHIPLFRT from the exons GAAGGCATGAGGTGCCGTCCTGGACAACAGCTACCAAGAAATCCTTGTGTCTCATGTGGCAAAAAGTGAAAGTGCAACTAATGCTAAGCATGTCTTTCCTCGTTGCTGTTTTTTGGTATTGCAGAAGGCTATACAAGTTTTTAGCACAGCTACTGAAACG GTGGAGTAACTACCTTCGGAGAAAACTCATAA GGAACCTCAGTGTGCTGACAGAGGTTGATCTACTTGGTTACAGTGCAAGAGaatggaaaggagaaacaaagcaggCCAAACTCATGAGGGAG GCATACGAAGATTTGTTTTGGAACTATCATATCAAATACCTGCGACAGGTCAGGAGGGACAACTATTGTGTACTAAGAGCAGTGCTTTTTCAGCTATTCAGCCAAGGCATTCCTTTTCCATCATGGATGAAGGATAGAGATATACTAAag ctccctGAAAAGCTTTTGTATTCTCAAGGTTGCAACTGGATTCAGCAGTACAGTTTTGGGCCAGAAAGATACACAGGTCCCAATGCTTTTGGTAAATTGCGCAAATGTATGGAGACATTAAAGACCAAT TGGACAGAAATAAGTACTACTAAGGATCATGAAGAAAGAGGGAACATGTGTAATACACTCTTTTCTGATGAGACCAAAGAGCACAAAATGTATGAGGCCATAAAATTCATCATGCTGTATGAAGTTGTCGAAGCCTATGAACAGATAAAGAACAGGGAAGAACCCATACCCAACCTTTTTAGCCGTCTTCTTGCTCGTGATTCTTCATCTGACCCTTTGAGTTTCATGATGAATCATCTGAACTCCATAGGTGACTCTGTTTGCCTAGACCAG GTTGAACTGCTTCTTCTTGGATACTTACTTGAAGTAAAGATAAGAGTTTACAGACTGCATAGGTTTAACACTGAGGAATTTCAAGTAAACTATCCAGATGAATACCGAAGGGAATGGAATGAGATTTCTCTCCTGACAGAGGATGACCATTACTATCACATCCCCCTTTTCAGAACATGA
- the OTULINL gene encoding inactive ubiquitin thioesterase OTULINL isoform X2, with translation MWQKVKVQLMLSMSFLVAVFWYCRRLYKFLAQLLKRWSNYLRRKLIRNLSVLTEVDLLGYSAREWKGETKQAKLMREAYEDLFWNYHIKYLRQVRRDNYCVLRAVLFQLFSQGIPFPSWMKDRDILKLPEKLLYSQGCNWIQQYSFGPERYTGPNAFGKLRKCMETLKTNWTEISTTKDHEERGNMCNTLFSDETKEHKMYEAIKFIMLYEVVEAYEQIKNREEPIPNLFSRLLARDSSSDPLSFMMNHLNSIGDSVCLDQVELLLLGYLLEVKIRVYRLHRFNTEEFQVNYPDEYRREWNEISLLTEDDHYYHIPLFRT, from the exons ATGTGGCAAAAAGTGAAAGTGCAACTAATGCTAAGCATGTCTTTCCTCGTTGCTGTTTTTTGGTATTGCAGAAGGCTATACAAGTTTTTAGCACAGCTACTGAAACG GTGGAGTAACTACCTTCGGAGAAAACTCATAA GGAACCTCAGTGTGCTGACAGAGGTTGATCTACTTGGTTACAGTGCAAGAGaatggaaaggagaaacaaagcaggCCAAACTCATGAGGGAG GCATACGAAGATTTGTTTTGGAACTATCATATCAAATACCTGCGACAGGTCAGGAGGGACAACTATTGTGTACTAAGAGCAGTGCTTTTTCAGCTATTCAGCCAAGGCATTCCTTTTCCATCATGGATGAAGGATAGAGATATACTAAag ctccctGAAAAGCTTTTGTATTCTCAAGGTTGCAACTGGATTCAGCAGTACAGTTTTGGGCCAGAAAGATACACAGGTCCCAATGCTTTTGGTAAATTGCGCAAATGTATGGAGACATTAAAGACCAAT TGGACAGAAATAAGTACTACTAAGGATCATGAAGAAAGAGGGAACATGTGTAATACACTCTTTTCTGATGAGACCAAAGAGCACAAAATGTATGAGGCCATAAAATTCATCATGCTGTATGAAGTTGTCGAAGCCTATGAACAGATAAAGAACAGGGAAGAACCCATACCCAACCTTTTTAGCCGTCTTCTTGCTCGTGATTCTTCATCTGACCCTTTGAGTTTCATGATGAATCATCTGAACTCCATAGGTGACTCTGTTTGCCTAGACCAG GTTGAACTGCTTCTTCTTGGATACTTACTTGAAGTAAAGATAAGAGTTTACAGACTGCATAGGTTTAACACTGAGGAATTTCAAGTAAACTATCCAGATGAATACCGAAGGGAATGGAATGAGATTTCTCTCCTGACAGAGGATGACCATTACTATCACATCCCCCTTTTCAGAACATGA